One Drosophila kikkawai strain 14028-0561.14 chromosome 3L, DkikHiC1v2, whole genome shotgun sequence genomic window carries:
- the LOC108078825 gene encoding uncharacterized protein: protein MRLVAYSEFYANHQSSRKAKMQARKVASDLLTDKLVREKLPRNRAPTYSEFRQIMRSAGKRTMADSNLLTFRSMVELRKAQIERGRLKSIKSSVDSRLNRDPTFFNRSKLVDELNHKQNLFRKNLQLLGKLTEINRVKYTVDCFNRKYPALQPNRIRIRDLTERLNQENRQLGCRLSAVKSKVDSQNPLAGPPKPLEQKASDETVSEFIPYMPSPRLGKRSAHVLLRPIVYFDLAVLENSQILGRLLLQLYTEISPEVVLEFVRMATHNDVQSHRFVRIFSNLWMEGELMLENRGTLSEHHSVKRSFLDPGKLTGLLSYSWDYRRNFPQGLLSYTISFKPLSVDPLQRVIFGQVRSGLRVLQSCPQFGTRNGKTKKTVIVARCGLL, encoded by the exons ATGCGCTTGGTTGCCTACTCCGAATTCTATGCCAACCATCAGAGCAGCCGTAAAGCCAAGATGCAGGCCCGAAAGGTGGCCAGCGATTTGCTAACCGATAAGTTGGTGCGGGAAAAGTTGCCACGTAACAGAGCTCCAACTTACTCGGAGTTCCGGCAGATAATGCGATCCGCCGGTAAACGCACGATGGCTGATAGTAACTTGCTTACCTTCCGGAGCATGGTGGAGCTGCGAAAGGCACAGATCGAACGTGGTCGCCTTAAGAGTATTAAGTCTAGCGTCGACTCTCGGTTAAACCGAGATCCGACCTTCTTCAATCGCAGCAAGCTGGTCGACGAGCTCAACCACAAGCAGAACCTCTTCCGGAAGAATCTCCAGCTTCTTGGTAAGCTAACTGAGATCAATAGGGTGAAGTACACTGTGGACTGCTTCAACCGCAAGTATCCCGCCCTGCAGCCGAATCGGATCAGGATCCGTGACCTGACCGAGCGTCTTAATCAGGAGAACCGGCAACTGGGCTGTCGTCTCTCAGCGGTCAAGTCCAAG GTGGACTCCCAGAATCCGCTTGCTGGGCCACCCAAGCCCCTTGAGCAGAAGGCCTCCGACGAGACGGTGTCCGAATTCATACCCTATATGCCATCACCTCGCCTGGGCAAGCGCAGTGCCCACGTCCTCCTCCGGCCCATCGTGTACTTTGATCTGGCGGTGCTAGAAAACAGCCAAATCCTGGGTCgcctgctcctccagctctACACAGAGATCAGTCCGGAGGTGGTCCTGGAGTTTGTTCGCATGGCCACGCACAATGACGTTCAGAGCCATCGCTTTGTCCGTATCTTCTCCAACCTTTGGATGGAGGGGGAACTGATGCTGGAGAACAGAGGCACCTTAAGCGAACATCACAGTGTAAAGCGATCGTTCCTCGATCCCGGCAAGCTGACCGGACTGCTCTCGTATTCGTGGGACTATCGCCGCAACTTCCCACAGGGACTCCTCAGCTACACCATCAGCTTCAAGCCCCTTTCGGTGGATCCGCTGCAGCGGGTCATCTTTGGCCAGGTGCGCAGTGGTCTCCGTGTCCTGCAGAGCTGCCCGCAATTTGGTACCAGAAATGGCAAGACCAAGAAGACAGTGATTGTGGCCCGGTGTGGCCTGCTCTAA